The following is a genomic window from Roseofilum capinflatum BLCC-M114.
CTGGCGATCGCCAAATGATGTTAGTCACCCAAGGGCAATTCATGACCCAACGGGACTATCCGCAAATGGCTCAAGTGCGCGTAAAATGGGACTCAGAGACCCTAATCCTAGAACATGACAATTTTGACTCTTTTGCCTTCCAACCGACCTTAGAGGGCAAGCTACAGCCCGTTCAAGTCTGGCGTACCCAGACGATGGCCATTGACCAAGGAGACCCTGCCGCTCAATGGTTTCAAAGGGTTCTCGCTTTAGATCGTCCCTGTCGCCTCGTCCATCAATCTCCCCACCATCCTCGCCCCGTCAACCCCCAGTATGCCCTCAGCCCCAAGGATACCGTCAGTTTTGCCGATGGCTACCCGATACTGGTCACCAATACGGCATCGTTAGCAGAGTTGAACCGCAGACTACAGCAAACTTATCCCCAAGATCCGCCCCAGGTTCCCATGAACCGCTTCCGTCCCAACATGGTCATCGACACCAACGAACCCTTTGCTGAGGACAACTGGACAACCCTAACCCTGGGGACAGTCCAATTAGAAATGGTCAAACCTTGCGATCGCTGCATCGTCACCACGACAGATCAAACCACTGGAGAACGTCACCCCCAACGGGAACCCCTGAAAACCCTGGCCCAGTTTCGCAACCAACCCGGAGGTCTGATGTTTGGCAGCAATGCGATTCCCAAAAGTCTCGGTTGGCTGGAAGTGGGGATGGAATTGAAGGGATAGTGGAGATGGGGATCTGACCCATTACGCAATTTTAATTTTTTAATTGATTCATTGGCCTTTAAAATTGAACAGGTGAGTCTGAATTGAATAACGAACGTGAATATTATTGTCATTGGTAGTGGAGGGCGCGAACATGCGATCGCTAAAACCCTCTTGCAATCTTCCCAAGTGCAGCAGGTGATTTGTATCCCTGGGAATGGGGGAACGGCACGGTTAAAGCGCTGCGAAAATCTGCCCCTGAAGATTGACCAGGTTGACCAGTTTGAGGCGATCGCCGAATATGCACAAACCCACGCCATTGATCTGATTATCGTTGGCCCAGAAGCCCCCCTCGCCCTCGGTATTACCGATGTCCTGCAACGCCACAACCTGACCGTATTTGGCCCCAGCCAAGCCGGGGCCCAAATTGAAGCCAGTAAAGCCTGGGCAAAAGCCCTGATGAGTGAGGCATCTATTCCCACGGCTGCCTGCGCCGTGTTTACGGATGAAATGGCCGCCCGCGCCTATGTCCAGAGTGGAAAAGTGCCCATTGTGATTAAAGCCGATGGTCTCGCCTCTGGTAAAGGAGTCACGGTCGCTATGACCTTAGCAGAAGCAGAAGGGGCAATATCCGAGGCATTTTCCGGTAAATTTGGTGCAGCCGGTCAAACAGTGGTGGTTGAAGAGTATCTTACTGGTCAAGAAGCCTCGATTTTGGCACTCACCGACGGCGAAACTATCCGCCCCCTCATCAGTGCCCAAGACCACAAACGCATCGGTGAAGGGGACACAGGGCCCAATACCGGAGGCATGGGGGCCTATGCTCCTGCGCCAGTGGTTACCCCAGAATTAAGCGATCGCATTAACCAAGAAATTCTCATCCCCACCATGAAAACGTTAAAAAAACGGGGGATTTCTTACCGGGGGGTATTGTATGCTGGCCTGATGATTACTCCAGAAGGCGATCCGAAAGTGATTGAATTTAACTGTCGGTTTGGCGACCCGGAAATTCAAGCCATTCTCCCCCTGTTAGATACGCCCCTAGAAACCCTGCTCTTAGCTACGGCTCAGGGAGAGTTAGACCAACAAGAGATTACCTGGAAACCGGGAGCCTGTGCCTGTGTAGTGGCGGCCTCTGACGGCTATCCCGGTGACTTTGAAAAAGGCTTTGCCATCACTGGAATAGAGACAGCAGAAGGGCAAGGGGCGATCGTCTTTGAAGCGGGAACGACCTTAAAGGACAATCACCCGGTGACCAGTGGTGGCCGAGTTTTAGGGGTGACTGCCCTGGGAGCAACCCACGATCTGGCCTTTGAAACAGCGTATCAGGCGATCGCCTCAATTCACTTCCAGGGTTTATACTACCGTCGAGATATCGGCTATCGAGTACGGCAAAAACAGAGCTAGTAACCCATAATAGAAACAATGTAAAAACTGTAGGTGTTAGCGAGCAATGCATTGGTATCATGGTGGCTTTACTGAAAAATCTTAAAGGAGCGATCGCCCATTGGTGGTCAGAATTCACTCTGCAAACCCGACTCATGGCAGCCGCAACCCTAGCGGTATCCCTGATCATGAGCAGTCTGACCTTCTGGGCCGTCAACACCATTCAACTCGATGCTCGCCTCCATGATACCCGCTTTGGCCAAGACCTGGGACTGTTGCTGGCCTCCAACGTTGCTCCCCTGGTAGCCGAAAATAACCTCACAGAAGTTGCCCGCTTTTCCCAGCGCTTCTATAACAGTACCTCCAATATTCGCTATCTCCTCTACGCAGACGAAGACGGACGACTCTTTTTTGGCCTCCCCTTCTGGGACTCAGAAGTACAAACCTCCCTGAGTATCGAACGGCGCATTCAGCTACCGGAAAATTACATGACTTCCTCCCAAGTGCCCCTGGTGCGCCAACATCAAACCCCCGATGGAGAAGTCACTGATGTCTTCGTTCCCTTGATCCACGAAAACAAATATCTTGGCGTATTGGCGATCGGCATTAATCCGAATCCCACCGTCGTCACCTCCTCCAATCTTACCCGCGATGTCACCCTAGCGGTGTTTGTCTCCATTTGGTCAATGGTCATTTTAGGTGGAGTGTTTAATGCTTTGGCCATTACCCAACCCATTAAAGAACTCTTAACCGGAGTGAAAAGTATCGCTGCCGGTAATTTCAATCAGCGCATTGATTTACCCTTGGGAGGAGAATTAGGGGAACTCATTTGTAGCTTTAATGATATGGCCGAACGGCTAGAGAGCTACGAAGAACAAAATATTGAAGAACTCACGGCCGAAAAGGCCAAGTTAGAAACCCTAGTTTCCACCATTGCCGATGGAGCCATTCTATTAGATACCGATCTCAATATTATCTTAGTCAATCCCAATGCTCGGCGCATGTTTGATTGGGAAGGACAACCCATCGTCGGTAAAAATGTTTTACGCTATGTCCCACCCCCCATACAAGTCAAATTAACCCGCCCCCTTTATGAAATTATCCAGGGTAAATTTTCCCTAGCGGATGGGACTTCGGTTAATGAATTTCGCATCACCTTAACCGAACCGGTTAAGCGCACCGTGAGAATTTTGTTAACCACGGTGTTATCCCATCGAGCTACGGGGGAAGAAGCTTTATGCCAAGACTGTTTACATGATGAAAATGATACTTGTGTCGTGCCCGAACGGCCCTTAGCCAAAGAGTGTGTACTCTATGAGCATCACATCAAACCCAGTGTAGATGCTCGTAATATTGGCAATTTGAAAGGGATTGCGATGACGGTTCAAGATATTACCCGCGAAGTGGAACTCAATGAAGCAAAAAGCCAATTTATTAGTAATGTATCCCATGAGCTAAGAACCCCCTTATTTAATATTAAAGGATTTATAGAAACCCTTTATGAATATGGGGAAGAACTCAGTGAAGTGGAACGCCGAGATTTTCTGGAAACCGCCAATCATGAAACCGATCGCCTCACTCGCTTAGTCAATGATGTGTTAGATTTATCTCGACTAGAATCAAGCCGCACCTATCACTTCGATTCCGTCTATGTCGGACAACTAATCGAACAAACCCTCCGCACCTATCAACTCAACGCCAAAGATAAAGGGATTGAACTACTCCAAGACATCGAACCCGACTTACCGAAAATTTTTGGCCATTACGATCTCCTGCTGCAAGTGTTAACGAACTTAGTGGGGAATTCCCTCAAATTCACTGAATCTCAAGGTAAAGTGATGATTCGTGCCTATTGTCCCCAAGGGAAAAATAAGGTCGTGCGTATTGAAGTGGCTGATACGGGTATCGGCATCGATGGCGAAGACCAAGCCGCCATTTTTGACCGCTTCTATCGCGTGGAAAATCGGGTACATACCTTAGAAGGAACGGGACTGGGATTATCCATTGTCCGCAATATTATTGAGAAACATAATAGTCGTGTACAATTGGTCAGTGAAGTGGGAGTGGGGACAACATTTTGGTTCGATCTAGCGTTGTATGAGGAGGCCGTAGATCCGGAACCGGTCAGTTCTTTAGAACCTGTCTATAGCAAACCTAAATGAGTTATCAACGACTATCCCTCATCCCCCATTCCCTATTCCCCATTCCCCATTACCCAAAGGAGACTCAAACATGACCCATTCTTCTGACTCGGAAACCCTTCAGGAATTTCAAGCGGAAATGACTCGCCTGCGGGAAGAGTTAACCTTAAGAGACCAATTGGTACAACAGTTATCTCAAGAACTTTTTCGCTTAGTCAAAGGGAATGCCTCGTTTATTCCGGCAGAAACTGGGTCAGCAGAGCAAACGGAAAATTTGCGAAGTCTCCAAGAGCAACTACAAAAAGTGGAAGAACAGGTACAGTTCTATCAAGAACAAATTCAAGAGCGCGATAGCGAAATCTATCAACTGCGCCAGTCCGTGCAAGAATTAAGCGATCGCTCCGGAATGCTCGAACAAGTCGTACAAGAGCTTCCCCATCTCTATCGGCAAAAATTCGCTGAACGCATGGAACCCATCCGGGAAAAAGTCGCTCTCCTGCAACGGGAAAATCGCCAACTGCACGCCGAACTACAAAGCGTCAGCTATCGGTTAGCCATGAGAACCCGCAACCCATCCCGCATTGATTTACCCGATTTTCCCATCACTAATATCAATTAAAAATTAAAAATTAAAAATTTGATATATAGCTAGTCTAAATGAATTGTGCAACAGGAAATGCCCTCTCCCTATATCCCTCTCCCACTCCGAGAGGGACTTCTGCTCCCCTTCTCCTGCGGGAGAAGCGCCGCCCTGAGCGAAGCCGAAGGGGGGTTGGGGGATGAGGGGCAGCCATTACACAACTGATTTAGGTTTGCTATATAGCAATTCTCTCTTGTATGGAGTAAAGCTTGAAGCCTTAGACCCTAAGCCATACAAGCTATTCCCCATTCCCCATTCCCCATTCCCCATTCCCTATGTCCCATTCCTCTGTGCAGATTGTTGTCGAGTCCGATCGCGATCGCTCGGCTCCTTTACCCGTAAAATTACTACAGACAATTAACAGTATTTCTCCCGATCTGAATGCCTCTATTCAATCCCTTAATACCCTCAACCCTTCAGATAACGGGCTTTTCTGTCCTTTGACCTTCAACATTCCTGATTGGCTCCCTTTTTCTGGTCAAAAAACTTACCAATATTGTCGATCTCTAAACTCTCTACGGCAAACCGTTACCGCCTGGGGATATGCCACCGGTGAAGGAAATCATTGGCTACCCCTAATTCTTACTGCCAAAGGCCCCCTCTATGCTGAAGCCATCGAAAACCGGAACTCCAGCTATCATCAACCTCTACATTTAGGCGATCGCACCCGTCAAACCCTCTACCAACTCGGTTATCAATTGCTGCGCCATATTCAGGCTATTCCTGGAGTCTATCTCCTCCAGTTTGGGGGGACATCCGATCCCTGTTTCGATCGCCTGATTCCCTTTCCCGATACCCCAGTCTTAGGGAGCTTAGGGATTCAGGAACCCGATCTTCTCACCAGTTACTGGTATTGCCAAATCGGAACCCCCCTAATCGACCTGCAAATCCGATCGCCTTCTTCAAGCCGCACTCAATTCCCTCATTGATTCTGGGTCAAAAACCCGTACCACCTCTTCGTAGGAAGAATAAACTTCAAAAACGCCCTCTAGCTTGGCAATATCCAAAATCAGTTTCACCTGTCCCGGAATATGACACAGAACCAGGCGGCAATCTTGCTGGCGAGCAGTTTTGAGTCCAGAAACCAACTTACCCAAACCTGCACTATCCATAAAATCCACCCCAGCCAAATCTAGACAAAGGACGGAAGTTTGAGAAGCCATCTCCTCAATCTGTCGAGCAATCTGTGCGCCCCCCTGGCCATCAAAACGCCCTTGAGGGTGAAGAACCGTAAATTGACCCATTACTCTACTTGTCATTGTGGTTATCCTTTTGGTGAGTCCCTAGGAGGTTAAAATCGTTGACCAATTCAAAATCTAAAGCCAAAAGAGTCCGGAAACTGAGTGACCGAACTCTAGCGTAAGCAATCTTACTCTAGCGATCGCTTCTTTAGACTTTATTAATATAAGCGTGAAAATCGAGAATTGTCAGCCCCAAAAATTACACTTTCTTGGAACTTCACCTTGGGGGGCAAACTTTCCCGAAGGCTCCGATCCTCAGTCCAGATTGACAGTACCCGGATTCCACGCCAAGATCGGAGAAAGCCCAATCTAGCAACGTAACCCATACGTTCTCTTCTCCCCTACCTGATTTGCATGTCCTTAGAATTTTTCTCCCTCGATACCATTCAATCTTTGGCCAGTCAATACGGATACTGGACAATCTTCCTCGGTATTATGCTCGAAAATACCGGCCTGCCCCTACCGGGTGAAACCATTACCCTAGTGGGAGGATTTCTAGCCGGTAGTGGCGAAATGGTCTATTGGCGAGTCCTCACCAGTGCGATCGCCGGAGCCGTCATAGGCGATAGTTGTGGCTATTGGATCGGTAGAGCTGGAGGATGGGCCCTATTGCTGAAAGTGGGTAAATTCTTTCGGGTGGCTGAAACCCAACTGGAAAATGCCAAGACCCAATTTCAAAACAATGCGGCTCGCGCTGTCTTTCTCGGTCGCTTCGTCGCTCTCCTGCGGATCTTTGCTGGCCCGATCGCCGGTATCGTAGAAATGCCCTATCCTAAATTTCTACTCTGTAACGTCGCCGGAGCCAGCCTTTGGGCAAGCGTCATGGTTAGTCTCTCCTTCTTTGTCGGCCGCCTGATTGCCCTAGAACAACTGATCGCTTGGGTGGGACAATTTGCCATCCTTGCTCTCGTTCTCCTCATCGCCTGGATCGTCGTTCCCCTGTGGTTAGAATCTCGCGCCTCTCAAAACTCCTAAGCGATCCGGAAATTCGATTAGCGCACAGGAAAACTTTCCGGTACAATCAAAACCAAATTCGCAACTGATGGTAAGAATTACTTAATTTTTGGAGGATAGGGCCATTAATACCGCAATTTCAACTAATTCTGTCACTACAGAAGTGATATCTAACCTTTCCATGCTTCAGATTGAAGGCAGATCCCGCTTAAGCGGCCAAGTGCAAATCAGTGGAGCTAAAAATTCCGCCTTAGCGATTCTGGCAGGGGTGGTGCTTTGCTCCCAAACTTGCCGATTACGCAATGTACCCAACTTGGTCGATGTCAATCGCATGGGCCAGATTTTAGAATCCTTGGGAATTAAACTGCAACGGGATGGGGATACCCTCG
Proteins encoded in this region:
- a CDS encoding Npun_F5560 family protein, which translates into the protein MTHSSDSETLQEFQAEMTRLREELTLRDQLVQQLSQELFRLVKGNASFIPAETGSAEQTENLRSLQEQLQKVEEQVQFYQEQIQERDSEIYQLRQSVQELSDRSGMLEQVVQELPHLYRQKFAERMEPIREKVALLQRENRQLHAELQSVSYRLAMRTRNPSRIDLPDFPITNIN
- a CDS encoding HAMP domain-containing sensor histidine kinase — translated: MVALLKNLKGAIAHWWSEFTLQTRLMAAATLAVSLIMSSLTFWAVNTIQLDARLHDTRFGQDLGLLLASNVAPLVAENNLTEVARFSQRFYNSTSNIRYLLYADEDGRLFFGLPFWDSEVQTSLSIERRIQLPENYMTSSQVPLVRQHQTPDGEVTDVFVPLIHENKYLGVLAIGINPNPTVVTSSNLTRDVTLAVFVSIWSMVILGGVFNALAITQPIKELLTGVKSIAAGNFNQRIDLPLGGELGELICSFNDMAERLESYEEQNIEELTAEKAKLETLVSTIADGAILLDTDLNIILVNPNARRMFDWEGQPIVGKNVLRYVPPPIQVKLTRPLYEIIQGKFSLADGTSVNEFRITLTEPVKRTVRILLTTVLSHRATGEEALCQDCLHDENDTCVVPERPLAKECVLYEHHIKPSVDARNIGNLKGIAMTVQDITREVELNEAKSQFISNVSHELRTPLFNIKGFIETLYEYGEELSEVERRDFLETANHETDRLTRLVNDVLDLSRLESSRTYHFDSVYVGQLIEQTLRTYQLNAKDKGIELLQDIEPDLPKIFGHYDLLLQVLTNLVGNSLKFTESQGKVMIRAYCPQGKNKVVRIEVADTGIGIDGEDQAAIFDRFYRVENRVHTLEGTGLGLSIVRNIIEKHNSRVQLVSEVGVGTTFWFDLALYEEAVDPEPVSSLEPVYSKPK
- a CDS encoding MOSC domain-containing protein; this encodes MHISQLYIYPIKSCGAIACSRAQVTPNGLAGDRQMMLVTQGQFMTQRDYPQMAQVRVKWDSETLILEHDNFDSFAFQPTLEGKLQPVQVWRTQTMAIDQGDPAAQWFQRVLALDRPCRLVHQSPHHPRPVNPQYALSPKDTVSFADGYPILVTNTASLAELNRRLQQTYPQDPPQVPMNRFRPNMVIDTNEPFAEDNWTTLTLGTVQLEMVKPCDRCIVTTTDQTTGERHPQREPLKTLAQFRNQPGGLMFGSNAIPKSLGWLEVGMELKG
- a CDS encoding DedA family protein, with the translated sequence MSLEFFSLDTIQSLASQYGYWTIFLGIMLENTGLPLPGETITLVGGFLAGSGEMVYWRVLTSAIAGAVIGDSCGYWIGRAGGWALLLKVGKFFRVAETQLENAKTQFQNNAARAVFLGRFVALLRIFAGPIAGIVEMPYPKFLLCNVAGASLWASVMVSLSFFVGRLIALEQLIAWVGQFAILALVLLIAWIVVPLWLESRASQNS
- a CDS encoding STAS domain-containing protein translates to MTSRVMGQFTVLHPQGRFDGQGGAQIARQIEEMASQTSVLCLDLAGVDFMDSAGLGKLVSGLKTARQQDCRLVLCHIPGQVKLILDIAKLEGVFEVYSSYEEVVRVFDPESMRELSAA
- the purD gene encoding phosphoribosylamine--glycine ligase, with product MNIIVIGSGGREHAIAKTLLQSSQVQQVICIPGNGGTARLKRCENLPLKIDQVDQFEAIAEYAQTHAIDLIIVGPEAPLALGITDVLQRHNLTVFGPSQAGAQIEASKAWAKALMSEASIPTAACAVFTDEMAARAYVQSGKVPIVIKADGLASGKGVTVAMTLAEAEGAISEAFSGKFGAAGQTVVVEEYLTGQEASILALTDGETIRPLISAQDHKRIGEGDTGPNTGGMGAYAPAPVVTPELSDRINQEILIPTMKTLKKRGISYRGVLYAGLMITPEGDPKVIEFNCRFGDPEIQAILPLLDTPLETLLLATAQGELDQQEITWKPGACACVVAASDGYPGDFEKGFAITGIETAEGQGAIVFEAGTTLKDNHPVTSGGRVLGVTALGATHDLAFETAYQAIASIHFQGLYYRRDIGYRVRQKQS